The window TCTGCCCTTACACTCGACGCACGATTTCCAAACGTGCTGAGGGAACCTTAGGGCGCCTCCGTTACATTTTAGGAGGCGACCGCCCCAGTCAAACTGCCCGCCTGACACTGTTCCCCTTTGGGATTCACCAAAGCGGGTTAGAACCTGGATAGGCCAAGGGTGGTATCTCAAGGATGGCTCCCCGGAAGCTAGCGCTCCCGGTTCACCGCCTCCCACCTATCCTGCACAGGGTATATCCGGATTCAATATCAGGTTACAGTAAAGGTTCACGGGGTCTTTCCGTCTAGTCGCGGGTAACAAGCATCTGCACTTGTAATGAAACTTCGCCGAGCTCCCCGTTGAGACAGCGCTCCAGTCGTTGCGCCGTTCATGCGGGTCGGAACTTACCCGACAAGGAATTTCGCTACCTTAGGACCGTTATAGTTACGGCCGCCGTTTACCGGGGCTTCGGTTCAGAGCTTCGCCTGAAAATCGCTTTTCAAGCTGACCCCTCCCCTTAACCTTCCGGCACTGGGCAGGCGTCAGACCCTATACATCGCCTTGCGGCTTAGCAGAGTCCTGTGTTTTTATTAAACAGTCGCCAGAGCCATTTCTCTGCGGCCCCTGCCAGCTTTTGAGGGCGAACCTCTCAACCGGTATGGGGCACCCCTTCTTCCGAAGGTACGGGGTTAGATTGCCGAGTTCCTTAACGGGGGATCACTCGCGCGCCTTGGAATACTCTTCCCACCTACCTGTGTCGGTTTGCGGTACGGATACCGCCTTTCTCACTAGAGGCTTTTCTTGACAGCATGGGCTCAACCAGTTCGCTCCCGTAGGAGCTCCCCGTCACCTCTCGGCGTTCTTTGAGGAAAGGGATTTGCCTCCTTCCTCCGCCTACCGGCTTAGACAGCGATGTCCTTCACGCTGCTGGCCTACCCTTCTGTGTCCCCCCATCGCTACAAACGATTGGCGGTAGTGCCGGAATGTGGACCGGCTGCCCATCACCTACGCCTTGCGGCCTCGGCTAAGGATCCGACTAACCCTGAGAGGACGAGCCTTCCTCAGGAAACCTTAGGTTTACGGCGGAGAGGATTCTCACCTCTCTTCTCGCTACTCATGCCGGCATTCTCACTTGGGATACCTCCATGGGTCCTTACGATCCCACTTCGACGGCTTACCCAACGCTCCCCTACCAACCAGCAAACGCTGATTCCGCAGCTTCGGCAGCAGACTTGAGCCCCGTACATGTTTCGGCGCAACACCGCTCGACCAGTGAGCTATTACGCACTTTTTAAAGGATGGCTGCTTCTAAGCCAACCTCCTGGCTGTTACGGCAGTGTCACCACCTTTCCCACTTAGTCTGCGTTTGGGGGCCTTAGCTGGCGGTCTGGACTGTTTTCCTTTTGACAACGAAGCTTATACCCCGCTGTCTGACTCCCAGGCGTTGAGGAGAGGTATTCGGAGTTTGGTTGGGTTTGGTAGGCGGGTAAGCCCCCTAGCCCATCCAGTGCTCTACCCCCTCTCCTTTTGCCTGAGGCTAGCCCTCAAGCTATTTCGGGGAGAACCAGCTATCTCCAGGTTTGATTGGCCTTTCACCCCTATCCACAGCTCATCCAAGCAGTTTTTAACCTACACTGGTTCGGACCTCCACGGGGGTTTAGCCCCGCTTCATCCTGGCCATGGATAGATCACCTGGCTTCGGGTCTACAGTGATTGACTGATGCGCCCTCTTCAGACTCGGTTTCCCTGTGGCTTCGTGGGGAACCCACTTAACCTCGCCAATCACCGTAACTCGCCGGCTCATTCTCCAAAAGGCACGCAGTCAGGCGGATACGGACTAGGTCCGGATCATCGCCCTTCTACGTTTTGTAGGCATACGGTTTCAGGTTCTCTTTCACTCCCCTCCCGGGGGTCTTTTCGCCTTTCCCTCACGGTACTGGTTCACTATCGGTCGTCAAGGAGTATTTAGCCTTAGGGGGTGGTCCCCCCAGATTCCCACGGAATTCCACGTGGACCGCAGTACTTGGGATTCCAACTTCAAGAGATACCTCAGGTTTGGTCTACCGGGCTTTCACCGTCTTTGGCGAGGCTTTCCAGGCCTCTTCGACTACCCGGGTATTTGGTAACTCCTGGGTGGTGCCGGACACCACCACAGTTGGGTCCCACGACCCCGTATCCGCAACGCTTCCGGGCTTGGCACGGATACGGTTTAGGCTGTTCCCGGTTCGCTCGCCGCTACTTCGGGAATCACGGTTGTTTTCTGTTCCTCAGGGTACTGAGATGTTTCAGTTCCCCTGGTTTGCTTCCTCAGTGAAGAGGATGCTGGAGGGTGACTCCAGCGGGTTGCCCCATTCGGAGATCTCCGGATCAACGCTCGCTTACAGCTACCCGAAGCTTATCGCAGTTGGCCACGTCCTTCATCGCCACTTGACGCCAAGGCATCCACCGTACGCCCTTTCTTAACTTGACCGCAAAATCCTAAAATTTTGATCAGGTTGAAACAAAAGGTTTGATTGATTGAAGTGTATTCCTGACAGATTCTATTCAGTTTTCAAGGTGCAAAACATCTTTTATTTTTTTAAAAATAATGAAACCTTCTTGGTGGAGATGACGGGATTCGAACCCGTGGCCTCCACGTTGCGAACGTGGCGCTCTCCCAGCTGAGCTACACCCCCGACATAATCAATTTGCCGAGTGATAAGCATTGATCATGGTGGGCCTATCTGGAGTTGAACCAGAGACCTCACGCTTATCAGGCGTGCGCTCTAACCATCTGAGCTATAGGCCCAAACTCATATCTCAAAAAAAATTCCGCCTACTCCCAACAGTTCTCCTTAGAAAGGAGGTGATCCAGCCGCAGGTTCCCCTACGGCTACCTTGTTACGACTTCACCCCAATCACCGACCCTACCTTCGGCACCTGCCTCCCTTGCGGGTTAGCTCAGTGACTTCAGGTAAAATCGACTTTCGTGGTGTGACGGGCGGTGTGTACAAGGCCCGGGAACGCATTCACCGCGCCGTAGCTGATACGCGATTACTAGCGATTCCGCGTTCATGCAGGCGAGTTGCAGCCTGCAATCCCAACTGGGGCCAGCTTTTTGGGATTGGCTCCCCCTCGCGGGTTCGCAACCCTCTGTACTGGCCATTGTAGCACGTGTGTCGCCCAGGACATAAGGGCCATGCGGATTTGACGTCATCCCCACCTTCCTCCGGTTTGTCACCGGCAGTCCCCTTAGAGTGCTCAAGCATTACCTGGTCGCAACTAAGGGTAAGGGTTGCGCTCGTTGCGGGACTTAACCCAACATCTCACGACACGAGCTGACGACAACCATGCAGCACCTGTGCTGGCTCCCTCGGAAAACCGAAGGTCGTCACCCTTTCAGGCTTCTACCACCAGCATGTCAAACCCTGGTAAGGTTCTTCGCGTTGCATCGAATTAAACCACATGCTCCACCGCTTGTGCGGGCCCCCGTCAATTCCTTTGAGTTTCAACCTTGCGGCCGTACTCCCCAGGCGGGATACTTAATGCGTTAGCTGCGGCACGGAAGGGGTCGAACCTCCCACACCTAGTATCCATCGTTTACGGCCAGGACTACCCGGGTATCTAATCCGGTTCGCTCCCCTGGCTTTCGCTCCTCAGCGTCAGCAACAGACCAGAAAGCCGTCTTCACCACTGGTGTTCCTCCCGATATCTACGCATTTCACCGCTACACCGGGAATTCCACTTTCCTTTTCTGTCCTCAAGCCGGTCGGTTTCCCGCGACCCTCCCCGGTTGAGCCGGGGGATTTTACGCGAGACCTGATCGGCCGCCTACGAGCTCTTTACGCCCAGTAAATCCGGACAACGCTTGCTCCTTACGTATTACCGCGGCTGCTGGCACGTAATTAGCCGGAGCTTTCTCCTGGGGTACCGTCAGCGGGATGAATTATTCACGCATCCCGTTTTCTTCCCCCAGAACAGGAGTTTACGACCCGAAGGCCTTCATCCTCCACGCGGCGTCGCTGGGTCAGGCTTTCGCCCATTGCCCAAAATTCCTCACTGCTGCCTCCCGTAGGAGTCTGGGCCGTGTCTCAGTCCCAGTGTGGCTGACCATCCTCTCAGACCAGCTACCCGTCATTGCCTTGGTGAGCCGTTACCTCGCCAACTAGCTGATGGGGCGCGAGCCTCTCTTCTGGCATGAGCTTCTTACGAAGCCCACTTTCCTCACTGACCCGGCGGTCAGGGAGCATACGGGGTATTAGCCGCCCTTTCGGACAGTTATCCCCCACCGGAAGGTGAGTTGCTCACGTGTTACTCACCCGTTCGCCACTCAAGTGTCTGCTTTCTTGCGAAAAAAGACACTCGCGTTCGACTTGCATGTGTTAGGCACGCCGCCAGCGTTCGTCCTGAGCCAGGATCAAACCCTCCGTGACACATCTGTATCACAATCTTTTCTCCTATTGAAAAAAAGATGTGGGTTTCAATCTCGGCCCAAATGTGGACCGCTTGTTACTTGGAAACTTCTTTTGGAAGTAGGCGGAATATTTACTTTTCAAGGTACTCTAGCCTTCGGATCTTTTACCTTAACCCGAGGGCAAGAGTTAATTTAACACAGCCTATATGGAATTGTCAACCATACCTCAGGGTTTTTTTTGAAATATTTTTAATAGAGTCTTATCCCATGGTCGCACCAGATAAAAGCGAAAATCCAAGGATTCGACATGCCATGACATGTCGCTACATGAATTAAAGAATGGTTACAATACATTGTCGCCCCTACATTATATATTCTTTGGTAGGGTCTTGATTTATCCTGCTCGTGGGTTTTCAGGATAAAAAATGGAAGGGGTTTTTACTTCATAATTTAAATATTGAAGACTTTTTTGAAAGAAACCATGGAAAGGATGGCGAAAGGTGATCGCTTTCCCAAAAATCATAGTCTGGATAAAAAACCCGGGCGAGATACAAACCATGAGGAGGAAGGCATAATCGATGCTTCCCTCGATGAGGTTGGGATAAAGCCAACCGAAGGTCATCAATCTTTTTTTTTCCTAACTGAACCATCCAGATTTCTCCCAAAAGAATTCGAACCATTTTATACAAAAATCCATTTCCAACGATCCGGAAAGACAAAAAACCATTCTTAAAATCATAAACATCAAATTGATGAATTTCTCGAACCATATTAATTACTGAGCTCCCAGAAGCACTAAAGGCAGTAAAATCATATTCTCCTACAAATAGATTGATGCATTCTTTTAAAAGTGGCCAATCAATCTGGAAATTCCCTGGATAAAACATATGGTGACGCAAAAACACTGGAAATTGGTATCCACAATACATCCAATAATGATATTCTTTACCGGTAGCGTCTTTGCGAGCATTAAAGGATGAAGATACCTCCTGAAGGTGTGTCACTCTGATATCAGGAGGAAGGTAGGAATTTAACGCTCGAAAAAGAGTTGGTATTTCCAGGGTTAATTCGACACGGCAATTCGCTACCTGTCCTAAGGCATGAACTCCGGCATCAGTTCGACCAGAGGCATGAAGAACTATCGGCTGATTTAAAATTGATGAGAGAGCTTGAGTGAGAACCGATTGGACGCTACGACGATTTGGCTGACTTTGCCAACCAAAATAATTGGTTCCATCATATTCGATTATCAGTACTAAATTATTACTTTTAGTGCATTTCGATGTATTATCTTTCAATTTTTGCATGAATATCTTAAGTATCCTTTACCAAATAAACCAAGACAATAAAATAACCACGGTTATAAAAATTATTGTAATGCTAAAAAAAAGAATATCAGCCATCCTTAACTTAAGGACTCGAAGCCGACTCCGACCTATACCACCCCGATAACATCGAGACTCCATAGCAATCGCCAAGTCATCGGCTCGCTTAAAAGAATTAATAAATAAAGGAACTAACAATGGAATAAGATTTTTAGCTCGTTGAATCAAGCTTCCCGATTCAAAATCAGCTCCTC of the Candidatus Atribacteria bacterium ADurb.Bin276 genome contains:
- the truA gene encoding tRNA pseudouridine synthase A codes for the protein MQKLKDNTSKCTKSNNLVLIIEYDGTNYFGWQSQPNRRSVQSVLTQALSSILNQPIVLHASGRTDAGVHALGQVANCRVELTLEIPTLFRALNSYLPPDIRVTHLQEVSSSFNARKDATGKEYHYWMYCGYQFPVFLRHHMFYPGNFQIDWPLLKECINLFVGEYDFTAFSASGSSVINMVREIHQFDVYDFKNGFLSFRIVGNGFLYKMVRILLGEIWMVQLGKKKIDDLRLALSQPHRGKHRLCLPPHGLYLARVFYPDYDFWESDHLSPSFPWFLSKKSSIFKL